From one Nilaparvata lugens isolate BPH chromosome 2, ASM1435652v1, whole genome shotgun sequence genomic stretch:
- the LOC120349996 gene encoding uncharacterized protein LOC120349996 codes for MGKPPTLPLIVVLQGVSLIALVQSSIITKPATCPCSPSPPGPVLSPCSDADISEYDLESLRSNICNNNKILICLSKIIEAIRNSGQDNSNAVSPCGCQKHLDHVDYNHGEYHVPIVHHEHHVPIEQHEPIIHVPVEHHEHYIPPVIHDEHHVPIDYHEHPVVYEHHDHHVPVIHEHHVPEIHEHHVPVIHEHHVPVVHEHHVPVIHEHHVPVIHEHHVPVIHEHLVPEIHEHHVPVIHEHHVPVIHEHHVPEIHEHHVPVIHEHHVPEIHEHHEPVIHEHYEHHVPVIHEHHEHHVPVIHEHHEHYVPVIHEHHEHNVPVIHHGEHLDHYVPVLHHEDIEYHQHENHGHQAQKDDYNQDHQHHNHEVQHVIHYEDDTHKGGKIKIEEEIKKTTTHVTEDSKKKVTEIDGDSHSHSSFVDSNSELAFYSADGVDSDIHHHGDKAYVSSSATDVNKEVSNVSIGETSAHSKSIADTTQVNSGYLTGVSTEHSIKSTEVEKKQVDVSASTVIASEKSSTEYETLGQDHQADYQNLDHHHVDHHHIDHHLDHQHVDYHQDQHHVDHYSDHHHVDHHLDQHHADHDVHHHLDHHHVDHHVDHHIDHYVDHHIDHHVDHHIDHHVDHHIDHQHADYHNGHVEHVDYIHGHDQHVDYQVDYHPDHHHVEHDVHHHLDHHHVDHHIDHHVDHHHVDHHIDHHIDHHVDHHIDHHLDHHIDQHVDHHHGNDHVDCHHGHDHVDYIDGHGHVDYIHGHNHNLVYHHEHDKPVVYVEQGEGSVAGCDKCSKTVEPEVYGCKKCSKIIAPEVNGCGAAVPIVPHDHVDYIHGHDQVDHIHGLNHHLVYHHGHDKPVVYVEQGEGSVGGCGKCSKTITPEVSAAVPIVPSINQHYQPIFYPYYGIPPYFTGPTNGSPCSQTGVVLPDVTQQYLKPNFWEYPYPWFLYSLPPVPPCGNNIHQEFVVERNCSHEHKFPVCHGIPDQHIWTGDCIENTRSVIVTPPCNQDINCHKITRHVTHNLGGSGTTNSKCITNIVSKQIHK; via the exons ATGGGGAAGCCACCAACGTTGCCATTAATTGTTGT GCTACAGGGAGTCAGCCTGATTGCACTAGTTCAATCATCGATCATCACCAAGCCAGCAACATGTCCATGTTCCCCTAGCCCACCAGGCCCAGTGCTCAGCCCTTGCAGTGATGCTGACATTTCCGAATACGATCTGGAGAGCTTGAGGAGCAACAtatgcaataacaataaaatccTCATCTGCCTGTCCAAAATCATTGAAGCCATCAGGAACAGTGGCCAAGACAACAGCAATGCTGTATCGCCCTGTGGTTGTCAGAAACATTTAGACCATGTTGATTACAATCATGGAGAATATCATGTGCCAATAGTACATCATGAGCATCATGTACCGATAGAGCAACATGAGCCAATAATTCACGTACCAGTAGAACATCATGAGCATTATATACCACCTGTAATTCATGATGAGCATCATGTGCCAATAGATTATCATGAACACCCAGTTGTTTATGAACATCATGATCATCATGTACCAGTAATTCATGAACATCATGTGCCAGAAATTCATGAACATCATGTCCCAGTAATTCACGAGCATCATGTTCCAGTAGTTCATGAACATCATGTACCAGTAATTCATGAACACCATGTGCCAGTAATTCATGAGCACCATGTGCCAGTAATTCATGAGCATCTTGTGCCAGAAATTCATGAGCACCATGTGCCAGTAATTCATGAACACCATGTGCCAGTAATTCATGAGCATCATGTGCCAGAAATTCATGAGCATCATGTGCCTGTAATTCATGAACATCATGTGCCAGAAATTCATGAGCATCATGAGCCAGTGATTCACGAACATTATGAGCATCATGTGCCAGTAATTCATGAACATCATGAGCATCATGTGCCAGTAATTCATGAACATCATGAGCATTATGTGCCAGTAATTCATGAACATCATGAGCATAACGTGCCAGTAATTCATCATGGAGAACATCTTGACCATTATGTACCAGTATTACATCATGAAGATATTGAATATCATCAGCACGAGAATCATGGACATCAAGCTCAAAAAGATGATTATAATCAAGATCATCAACACCATAATCATGAAGTTCAGCATGTAATACACTATGAAGATGATACTCATAAAGgaggaaaaattaaaatagaggAAGAAATAAAGAAGACAACGACTCATGTAACAGAAGACTCCAAGAAGAAAGTTACTGAAATTGATGGAGATTCACATTCACATTCTTCTTTTGTAGATTCAAACTCAGAGCTGGCTTTTTACAGTGCAGATGGAGTGGATTCAGACATTCATCATCATGGTGACAAAGCCTATGTATCTAGTTCTGCCACTGATGTTAATAAGGAAGTATCGAATGTGAGTATTGGAGAAACAAGTGCTCATTCAAAATCCATTGCAGATACAACCCAAGTGAATTCTGGTTATTTAACAGGGGTTTCCACTGAGCATTCCATAAAAAGTACAGAAGTGGAGAAAAAACAAGTTGATGTTTCTGCATCCACAGTGATTGCCTCAGAAAAGTCATCAACAGAATATGAAACATTAGGACAAGACCATCAAGCTGATTACCAAAATCTAGACCATCATCATGTGGATCACCACCACATAGATCATCATCTAGATCACCAACATGTGGATTATCACCAAGATCAACATCATGTGGATCATTATTCAGATCACCACCATGTGGATCATCATCTAGATCAGCATCATGCGGATCATGATGTCCATCATCATCTAGATCATCACCATGTCGATCACCATGTGGATCATCATATAGATCACTATGTGGATCACCATATAGATCACCATGTGGATCACCATATAGATCATCATGTGGATCATCATATAGATCACCAACATGCCGATTACCACAATGGACATGTGGAACATGTAGATTACATTCATGGACATGACCAACATGTGGATTACCAAGTTGATTATCATCCAGATCACCATCATGTTGAACATGATGTTCATCATCATCTAGATCACCATCATGTGGATCATCATATAGATCATCATGTAGATCACCATCATGTGGATCATCATATAGATCACCATATAGATCATCATGTAGATCATCATATAGATCACCATCTGGACCACCATATAGATCAACATGTAGATCATCATCATGGAAATGACCATGTGGATTGTCATCATGGACATGACCATGTGGATTACATTGATGGACATGGCCATGTGGATTACATTCATGGACATAACCATAATCTAGTTTACCATCATGAACATGATAAACCTGTGGTTTATGTTGAACAAGGTGAAGGAAGTGTTGCTGGATGTGACAAATGCTCGAAAACTGTTGAACCAGAGGTGTATGGATGTAAAAAATGTTCGAAAATTATTGCACCAGAGGTGAATGGATGTGGTGCTGCTGTCCCAATTGTACCACATGACCATGTGGATTACATTCATGGACATGACCAAGTGGATCACATTCATGGACTTAACCATCATCTAGTTTACCATCATGGACACGATAAACCTGTGGTTTATGTTGAACAAGGTGAAGGAAGTGTTGGAGGATGTGGAAAATGCTCGAAAACTATTACACCAGAGGTGAGTGCTGCTGTCCCAATTGTACCAAGCATAAATCAACATTATCAGCCGATATTTTACCCTTACTATGGTATCCCACCATATTTTACAGGACCAACAAATGGATCACCATGTTCCCAAACTGGTGTCGTCCTTCCTGATGTCACCCAACAGTATCTGAAACCGAATTTCTGGGAATACCCTTACCCTTGGTTCCTGTATTCATTGCCTCCTGTTCCCCCCTGCGGTAACAATATCCATCAAGAATTTGTTGTTGAGCGAAATTGTTCTCACGAGCACAAGTTCCCGGTTTGCCATGGAATTCCAGACCAGCACATTTGGACTGGCGACTGCATTGAGAATACTCGCTCTGTGATTGTGACCCCTCCATGCAATCAGGacatcaactgccacaaaatCACCAGACATGTCACGCACAACCTTGGAGGCTCTGGTACCACCAACTCTAAATGCATCACCAACATTGTCTCCAAGCaaattcacaaataa